From one Xiphophorus hellerii strain 12219 chromosome 18, Xiphophorus_hellerii-4.1, whole genome shotgun sequence genomic stretch:
- the ypel2b gene encoding protein yippee-like 2, with protein MVRMTRSKTFQAYLPSCHRTYSCIHCRAHLANHDELISKSFQGSQGRAYLFNSVVNVGCGPAEERVLLTGLHAVADIYCENCKTTLGWKYEHAFESSQKYKEGKFIIELAHMIKDNGWD; from the exons ATGGTCCGGATGACGCGCTCCAAGACGTTCCAGGCGTACCTGCCGAGCTGCCACCGAACGTACAGCTGCATTCACTGCCGAGCTCACCTGGCCAACCACGACGAACTCATCTCCAAG TCGTTCCAGGGCAGCCAGGGCAGAGCTTACCTGTTCAACTCAGT GGTGAACGTTGGGTGTGGCCCTGCAGAGGAGAGAGTTCTGCTGACAGGCCTGCATGCTGTGGCGGATATCTACTGTGAGAACTGCAAGACCACTCTGGGCTGGAAATAT GAACATGCTTTCGAGAGCAGTCAGAAGTATAAAGAGGGCAAGTTCATCATCGAGTTGGCCCACATGATCAAGGACAATGGCTGGGACTGA